DNA sequence from the Pseudomonas fluorescens Q2-87 genome:
TTACCTGGTCAGCGCCTTCCAGGGCTTGAAGCGCAACCCGCACGACATCGAACTGATGATGTTCGCCCAGGCCAACTCCGAGCACTGCCGCCACAAGATCTTCAACGCCAGTTGGGACATTGACGGCCAGAGCCAGGAAAAAAGCCTGTTCGGCATGATCAAGAACACCTACCAGATGCACAACGAAGGTGTGCTCTCGGCCTACAAGGACAACGCCGCGGTCATCGTCGGCAACGTCGCTGGTCGTTTCTACCCGAACCCTGAGACCCGCCAGTACGGTGCGGTCCAGGAGCCGGTGCACATTCTCATGAAGGTCGAGACCCACAACCACCCGACCGCGATTGCCCCGTTTCCCGGCGCGTCCACCGGTTCCGGTGGCGAGATCCGCGACGAAGGCGCCACCGGGCGCGGTGCCAAGCCCAAGGCTGGCCTGACCGGTTTCACTGTGTCGAACCTGCAGATCCCGGGCTTCGAACAGCCGTGGGAAAAGCCCTACGGCAAGCCTGAGCGCATCGTCAACGCCCTGGACATCATGATCGAAGGCCCCCTGGGTGGCGCGGCGTTCAACAACGAATTCGGCCGTCCGGCCCTGACCGGTTACTTCCGTACCTTCGAACAGTCCATCACCACGCCTCGTGGCGAAGAAGTTCGCGGTTACCACAAGCCGATCATGCTCGCCGGCGGCATGGGCAACATCCGCGCCGACCACGTGCAGAAAGGCGAGATCCTGGTTGGTTCCAAGCTGATCGTCCTCGGTGGCCCGGCCATGCTGATCGGCCTGGGCGGCGGCGCCGCTTCCTCCATGGCCACCGGCACCAGCTCGGCGGACCTGGACTTCGCTTCGGTCCAGCGGGAAAACCCGGAAATGGAACGCCGTTGCCAGGAAGTCATCGATCGTTGCTGGCAGTTGGGCGAGCACAACCCCATCAGCTTTATCCACGACGTCGGCGCGGGCGGCCTGTCCAACGCCTTCCCGGAACTGGTCAACGACGGTGGCCGTGGTGGCCGCTTCGAACTGCGCAACATTCCGAACGACGAGCCGGGCATGGCCCCGCACGAAATCTGGAGCAACGAATCCCAGGAGCGTTACGTCCTGGCGGTCGGCCCGGCCGATTTCGATCGTTTCAAGGCCATCTGTGAACGTGAGCGCTGCCCGTTCGCCGTGGTCGGCGAAGCCACCGCCGAGCCGCAACTGACTGTCACCGACAGTCACTTCGGCAACAGCCCGGTGGACATGCCGCTGGAAGTGCTGCTGGGCAAGGCCCCACGCATGCACCGTTCGGCCGTTCGCGAAGCCGAGCTGGGCGACGATTTCGATCCGTCCACCCTCGACGTTGCCGAATCCATCGAGCGCGTCCTGCACCACCCGGCCGTGGCCAGCAAAAGTTTCCTGATCACCATCGGCGACCGCACCATCACCGGCCTCGTGGCCCGTGACCAGATGGTTGGCCCGTGGCAGGTGCCGGTGGCTGACGTGGCCGTGACCGCTACCAGCTTCGACGTCTACACCGGCGAAGCCATGGCCATGGGCGAACGCACGCCGCTGGCGCTGCTGGACGCCCCGGCGTCGGGCCGCATGGCGATTGGCGAGACCCTGACCAACATCGCGGCCTCGCGCATCGGCAAGATTTCCGACATCAAGCTGTCGGCCAACTGGATGTCCGCCGCCGGCCACCCGGGTGAAGACGCCCGCTTGTACGACACCGTCAAGGCCGTCGGCATGGAGCTGTGCCCGGAGCTGAGCATCACCATTCCGGTGGGCAAGGACTCCATGTCCATGGCCACGCGCTGGAACGACGAAGGCGTGGACAAGAGCGTGACCTCGCCGCTGTCGCTGATCGTGACCGGTTTCGCACCGGTTACCGATATCCGCCAGACCCTGACCCCGCAATTGCGCATGGACAAGGGCACCACCGACCTGATCCTGATCGACCTGGGCCGTGGCCAGAACCGCATGGGCGCCTCGATCCTGGCCCAGGTGCACGGCAAGCTTGGCTCGCAAGCGCCGGATGTCGATGATGCCGAAGACCTGAAAGCCTTCTTCGCTGTGATCCAGGGCCTCAACGCCGACGGTCATTTGCTGGCCTACCATGACCGTTCCGATGGCGGCTTGCTGACCACCGTGGTGGAAATGGCCTTTGCCGGCCACTGCGGCTTGAACCTGACCCTGGACAGCGTCGCCGAATCCGCCGCCGAGATCCCGGCCATCCTGTTCAACGAAGAACTGGGTGCGGTGATCCAGGTGCGCCAGGACGCCACCCCGGACATCCTCGCCCAGTTCAGCGCGGCCGGCCTGGCCGATTGCGTCTCGGTGATCGGCCAGCCGATCAACAACGCCCACATCAACATCACCTTCAACGGCGACACCGTCTTCGAAGGCCAGCGCCGCCTGTTGCAGCGCCAGTGGGCCGAAACCAGCTACCAGATCCAGCGCCTGCGTGACAACGCCGACTGCGCCGAGCAAGAGTTCGACGCGCTGCTGGAAGAAGACAACCCGGGCCTGAGCGCCAAGCTCAGCTACGACGTCAACCACGACGTGGCCGCGCCGTACATCAAGAAAGGCATTCGCCCACAAGTGGCGGTCCTGCGCGAGCAGGGCGTCAACGGCCAAGTGGAAATGGCGGCAGCGTTCGACCGCGCCGGCTTCAACGCGATCGACGTGCACATGAGCGACATCCTGGCTGGCCGTGTCGACCTGAACGACTTCAAGGGCATGGTCGCCTGTGGCGGCTTCTCCTACGGCGACGTATTGGGTGCCGGTGAAGGCTGGGCCAAGTCGGCCCTGTTCAACAGCCGCGCTCGC
Encoded proteins:
- the purL gene encoding phosphoribosylformylglycinamidine synthase; this translates as MLILRGAPALSAFRHSKLLEQLSQKVPAVSGLYAEFAHFAEVTGGLTGDEQQVLARLLKYGPSVPVQEPTGRLFLVLPRFGTISPWSSKASDIARNCGLAKIQRLERGIAFYVAGEFSEAQAQLIADGLHDRMTQVVLSNLEQASGLFSHAEPKPLTAIDVLGGGRAALEKANAELGLALAEDEIDYLVSAFQGLKRNPHDIELMMFAQANSEHCRHKIFNASWDIDGQSQEKSLFGMIKNTYQMHNEGVLSAYKDNAAVIVGNVAGRFYPNPETRQYGAVQEPVHILMKVETHNHPTAIAPFPGASTGSGGEIRDEGATGRGAKPKAGLTGFTVSNLQIPGFEQPWEKPYGKPERIVNALDIMIEGPLGGAAFNNEFGRPALTGYFRTFEQSITTPRGEEVRGYHKPIMLAGGMGNIRADHVQKGEILVGSKLIVLGGPAMLIGLGGGAASSMATGTSSADLDFASVQRENPEMERRCQEVIDRCWQLGEHNPISFIHDVGAGGLSNAFPELVNDGGRGGRFELRNIPNDEPGMAPHEIWSNESQERYVLAVGPADFDRFKAICERERCPFAVVGEATAEPQLTVTDSHFGNSPVDMPLEVLLGKAPRMHRSAVREAELGDDFDPSTLDVAESIERVLHHPAVASKSFLITIGDRTITGLVARDQMVGPWQVPVADVAVTATSFDVYTGEAMAMGERTPLALLDAPASGRMAIGETLTNIAASRIGKISDIKLSANWMSAAGHPGEDARLYDTVKAVGMELCPELSITIPVGKDSMSMATRWNDEGVDKSVTSPLSLIVTGFAPVTDIRQTLTPQLRMDKGTTDLILIDLGRGQNRMGASILAQVHGKLGSQAPDVDDAEDLKAFFAVIQGLNADGHLLAYHDRSDGGLLTTVVEMAFAGHCGLNLTLDSVAESAAEIPAILFNEELGAVIQVRQDATPDILAQFSAAGLADCVSVIGQPINNAHINITFNGDTVFEGQRRLLQRQWAETSYQIQRLRDNADCAEQEFDALLEEDNPGLSAKLSYDVNHDVAAPYIKKGIRPQVAVLREQGVNGQVEMAAAFDRAGFNAIDVHMSDILAGRVDLNDFKGMVACGGFSYGDVLGAGEGWAKSALFNSRARDAFQGFFERTDSFTLGVCNGCQMMSNLHELIPGSEFWPHFVRNRSEQFEARVAMVQVQESNSIFLQGMAGSRMPIAIAHGEGHAEFESEEALLEADLSGCVSLRFVDNHGKVTENYPANPNGSPRGITGLTSRDGRVTIMMPHPERVFRAVQNSWRSDDWNEDAPWMRMFRNARVWVN